Proteins encoded by one window of Plasmodium falciparum 3D7 genome assembly, chromosome: 4:
- a CDS encoding rifin yields MLLCLFLLNKLLLLLLLLPLLLSCNFQSNGYISPHTRSVTKITTSRTLSEFDKYKNNYDDDPEMKELMKRFNERTAVRLKEYDEQKKKKQKIYKEKKDKDIKEIIVKDKIQKQLTKQLSKLEKVTDTDDLFKGKNEKKVATKGKKGRKKNKKTLGQTLSEWNILPNIDMYEWIPFSSKEAKVDCNIKNIKQALTRVGYIGPNKFVTLGSKDGKDAIDMDNLFSSIMSSSNALYQKYIDKDDTSNGSSFKKQSGFLSFALYALWEIFEHIVLPVVTSMLLNGNDSESQVSGVDGHGHEVAHGVSVLYESFIALYTIASILLILYYILKYYRKIRMEKKEKYMKILQD; encoded by the exons atgttattatgtttatttttattgaataaattattgttattattattattgttaccattattattatcatgc AATTTTCAAAGCAACGGTTACATTTCACCACATACAAGAAGCGTCACAAAAATAACTACATCGAGAACATTAAGCGAATTtgacaaatataaaaataattatgatgatgatccTGAGATGAAAGAATTAATGAAAAGATTTAATGAGCGAACAGCAGTACGATTGAAAGAATatgatgaacaaaaaaagaagaagcaaaaaatatataaagaaaaaaaagataaagatataaaagaaattattgtaaaagataaaatacaaaaacaaCTAACAAAACAATTATCAAAGTTAGAAAAAGTAACTGATACGGACGATTTATTTAAaggtaaaaatgaaaaaaaggtAGCAACTAAAGGGAAAAAAGGtcgtaaaaaaaataagaaaacatTAGGTCAAACATTATCAGAATGGAACATTTTACCTAATATTGATATGTATGAATGGATACCGTTTTCTTCTAAGGAAGCTAAAGTTGattgtaatataaaaaatataaaacaagcTCTTACTAGAGTTGGTtatataggtcctaataaATTTGTTACTCTTGGTAGTAAAGATGGAAAAGATGCTATTGATATGGATAACTTATTTAGTTCTATTATGAGTTCTTCTAATGCtttatatcaaaaatatatagataaagaTGATACATCTAATGGTAGTagttttaaaaaacaaaGTGGTTTTCTCTCTTTTGCTCTTTATGCGTTATGGGAGATTTTTGAACATATTGTACTCCCCGTTGTCACTTCTATGTTGTTGAATGGTAACGATTCTGAGAGTCAAGTTTCTGGGGTTGATGGTCATGGACATGAAGTTGCTCATGGTGTTAGTGTACTTTATGAATCCTTTATTGCATTATATACTATAGCATCAATTCtattaattctttattacattttaaaatattatagaaaaataagaatggaaaaaaaagagaaatacatgaaaatattacaagATTAG
- a CDS encoding rifin: MLLCLFLLNKLLLLLLLLPLLLSCKNFQSNGYISPHTRSVTKITTSRTLSEFDKYKNNYDDDPEMKELMKRFNERTAVRLKEYDEQKKKKQKIYKEKKDKDIKEIIVKDKIQKQLTKQLSKLEKVTDTDDLFKGKNEKKVATKGKKGRKKNKKTLGQTLSEWNILPNIDMYEWIPFSSKEAKVDCNIKNIKQALTRVGYIGPNKFVTLGSKDGKDAIDMDNLFSSIMSSSNALYQKYIDKDDTSNGSSFKKQSGFLSFALYALWEIFEHIVLPVVTSMLLNGNDSESQVSGVDGHGHEVAHGVSVLYESFIALYTIASILLILYYILKYYRKIRMEKKEKYMKILQD; the protein is encoded by the exons atgttattatgtttatttttattgaataaattattgttattattattattgttaccattattattatcatgc aaGAATTTTCAAAGCAACGGTTACATTTCACCACATACAAGAAGCGTCACAAAAATAACTACATCGAGAACATTAAGCGAATTtgacaaatataaaaataattatgatgatgatccTGAGATGAAAGAATTAATGAAAAGATTTAATGAGCGAACAGCAGTACGATTGAAAGAATatgatgaacaaaaaaagaagaagcaaaaaatatataaagaaaaaaaagataaagatataaaagaaattattgtaaaagataaaatacaaaaacaaCTAACAAAACAATTATCAAAGTTAGAAAAAGTAACTGATACGGACGATTTATTTAAaggtaaaaatgaaaaaaaggtAGCAACTAAAGGGAAAAAAGGtcgtaaaaaaaataagaaaacatTAGGTCAAACATTATCAGAATGGAACATTTTACCTAATATTGATATGTATGAATGGATACCGTTTTCTTCTAAGGAAGCTAAAGTTGattgtaatataaaaaatataaaacaagcTCTTACTAGAGTTGGTtatataggtcctaataaATTTGTTACTCTTGGTAGTAAAGATGGAAAAGATGCTATTGATATGGATAACTTATTTAGTTCTATTATGAGTTCTTCTAATGCtttatatcaaaaatatatagataaagaTGATACATCTAATGGTAGTagttttaaaaaacaaaGTGGTTTTCTCTCTTTTGCTCTTTATGCGTTATGGGAGATTTTTGAACATATTGTACTCCCCGTTGTCACTTCTATGTTGTTGAATGGTAACGATTCTGAGAGTCAAGTTTCTGGGGTTGATGGTCATGGACATGAAGTTGCTCATGGTGTTAGTGTACTTTATGAATCCTTTATTGCATTATATACTATAGCATCAATTCtattaattctttattacattttaaaatattatagaaaaataagaatggaaaaaaaagagaaatacatgaaaatattacaagATTAG
- a CDS encoding rifin has translation MKVHYINILLFALPLNILVINQRNHNNSTYHTSNTKLTKTHRTLCECELYAPSNYENDPEMKELMENFNHQSSERFREYDERIQDKRKQFKEQCEKDIQKIILKDKIEKELTEKLSTLQTDISTNDIPTCVCEKSLADKMEKTCLKCGGVLGTAVPELGLIGGSVIYSAAQAAAAKLGVAKAIELMKKIYNLGNVSFIDWTNLINVGNYSHRMSLVGIVNKVNNMCQIKDPEGNVVFCFAKQNMRGGAGKFAQTISEQAGNAAIKAGETANVKFAEMTSVGTIFSDPIVISATVVVTIAVILIIIYLILRYRRKKKMKKKLQYIKLLEE, from the exons atgaaagtccattatattaatatattattgtttgctCTACCATTAAACATATTG gTAATTAATCAAAGGAACCATAACAACAGCACATATCATACATCAAATACAAAACTAACAAAAACACATAGAACATTATGCGAATGCGAATTATACGCACCATCTAACTATGAAAATGACCCCGAAATGAAAGAACTAATGGAAAATTTTAATCATCAATCGTCTGAACGATTTCGAGAATATGACGAAAGGATTCAGGATAAACGAAAACAATTTAAAGAACAATGTGAAAAggatatacaaaaaattattttaaaagataaaatcgAAAAGGAATTAACAGAAAAGTTGTCAACATTACAAACAGATATATCTACCAATGATATACCCACTTGCGTTTGCGAAAAATCTTTAGCAgacaaaatggaaaaaacTTGTTTAAAATGTGGAGGTGTATTAGGTACTGCAGTTCCAGAATTGGGATTAATAGGTGGAAGTGTTATATATTCTGCCGCACAAGCGGCTGCCGCTAAATTAGGTGTTGCCAAAGCGATAGAactaatgaaaaaaatatataacttgGGTAATGTATCCTTTATTGATTGGACTAACTTGATAAATGTAGGAAATTATAGTCATAGAATGTCTCTTGTTGGTATTGTTAACAAAGTAAATAATATGTGTCAAATAAAAGATCCTGAAGGGAATGTTGTTTTTTGCTTTGCGAAACAAAATATGAGAGGTGGGGCAGGTAAATTTGCACAAACTATTTCTGAACAGGCAGGGAATGCTGCAATTAAAGCTGGCGAAACTGCAAATGTTAAATTTGCAGAGATGACAAGTGTTGGTACTATTTTTTCTGATCCTATTGTAATTTCTGCTACAGTAGTAGTGACTATAGCTGTTAtacttataattatttatttaattttacgttatagacgaaaaaaaaaaatgaagaaaaaactcCAATATATCAAATTATTAGAAGAATAA